A portion of the Acidisoma sp. PAMC 29798 genome contains these proteins:
- a CDS encoding sigma-54-dependent Fis family transcriptional regulator produces the protein MLISSEDRLARARTVLERRHVTPADLLSAEISASWTRCLEHGLDPENPPPPRRIEAPALRRARDAAGAMRPLVLAEMENLYHQIAGSNFMIAFALADGLLLDTIADTSFNTTADTTRIQPGCLWSELGCGTNALGSVAATQRPMTIHGGEHFFRRYGQLTCTAAPVFGPDGALAGVLDASSDCQSRQQHTRALVSMAATQIENGLFRDFHRKDIVVAFHNRAEYLHTLSAGLMAFDPSGVILGANPQARLFLQGLPAIPGRRFEGVFRMAFSAFIEAGRHDPRMRLQDRVGSVFVAHLETLRAAPVALAKPVAPPKPVAVDGFVAADPVVATAMRQVEAAARRGLPILIRGETGTGKEQLARHAHAASGRTGAFVPVNCAALPESLVEAELFGHAEGAFTGARRGGAAGLVVQAHGGTLFLDEIGDMPLALQAVLLRLLDDWMVRPVGGGATRRVEVLLVAATNADLAQEVAKGRFRADLYYRLDTIEALLPPLRARTDFDAILRHLLAVISPEAAIEPAAIDRLAAHSWPGNIRELRNALTRLTLIDSGRPVGPSAVESLLGAGSPAGPREVTLRDETTARILKAHRETEGNLSAAARRLGVSRNRVYRALASQGRKSQ, from the coding sequence ATGCTGATCTCATCGGAGGATCGTCTCGCGCGTGCGCGAACGGTGCTCGAACGACGTCACGTCACACCGGCGGATTTGCTGTCGGCCGAGATTTCCGCGAGCTGGACGCGTTGCCTGGAGCATGGGCTCGATCCTGAAAATCCACCGCCGCCGCGCCGCATCGAGGCGCCCGCCTTGCGTCGAGCGCGGGATGCCGCGGGCGCCATGCGTCCGCTTGTGCTGGCGGAGATGGAGAATCTGTATCACCAAATCGCCGGCAGCAATTTCATGATCGCCTTTGCCCTGGCGGACGGTCTGCTGCTCGACACCATCGCCGATACGAGTTTCAACACGACCGCCGACACGACGCGCATCCAGCCCGGCTGCCTATGGTCCGAGCTGGGCTGTGGCACCAATGCCTTGGGCAGTGTCGCGGCGACCCAGCGGCCGATGACGATCCATGGCGGCGAGCACTTCTTTCGCCGCTACGGCCAGCTCACCTGCACGGCGGCGCCGGTCTTCGGTCCTGATGGCGCCCTCGCGGGTGTGCTGGATGCCTCATCCGATTGCCAGTCCCGCCAGCAGCACACCCGCGCCCTCGTCTCTATGGCCGCGACACAGATCGAGAATGGGCTGTTCCGCGACTTCCATCGCAAGGACATCGTGGTCGCTTTCCACAACCGCGCAGAATATTTGCATACCCTGAGCGCCGGCCTGATGGCCTTCGATCCGTCCGGCGTCATCCTCGGCGCCAACCCCCAGGCGAGGCTGTTTCTCCAAGGCCTGCCGGCGATCCCCGGCCGCCGGTTCGAGGGCGTGTTTCGCATGGCCTTCAGCGCCTTCATCGAAGCTGGGCGGCATGACCCAAGGATGCGACTGCAAGATCGTGTCGGCAGCGTCTTTGTCGCCCATCTCGAAACCCTGCGCGCCGCGCCCGTGGCCCTGGCCAAACCGGTGGCTCCGCCCAAACCCGTGGCGGTGGATGGCTTCGTCGCCGCCGATCCGGTGGTGGCGACGGCCATGCGGCAGGTGGAGGCCGCCGCCCGGCGCGGGCTGCCGATCCTCATCCGCGGCGAGACCGGCACAGGCAAGGAGCAACTGGCCCGCCACGCCCATGCCGCGAGCGGCCGAACCGGCGCCTTCGTGCCAGTGAACTGTGCAGCGCTGCCAGAGAGCCTGGTGGAGGCCGAGCTGTTCGGCCATGCGGAGGGCGCCTTCACCGGTGCGCGGCGCGGGGGCGCCGCCGGGCTCGTCGTTCAGGCCCATGGAGGCACCCTGTTCCTTGATGAGATCGGGGACATGCCTCTCGCTTTGCAGGCGGTTCTGCTGCGGCTGCTGGATGACTGGATGGTGCGACCGGTGGGCGGCGGCGCCACGCGGCGGGTGGAGGTGCTGCTGGTCGCCGCCACCAATGCCGATCTCGCGCAGGAGGTGGCGAAGGGCCGCTTCCGTGCCGACCTCTACTACCGGCTCGACACGATCGAGGCGCTGCTGCCGCCGTTGCGTGCGCGGACCGACTTTGATGCGATTCTGCGCCACCTGCTTGCCGTCATAAGCCCGGAGGCTGCCATCGAACCGGCTGCGATCGACCGTCTCGCCGCCCATTCCTGGCCGGGCAATATTCGCGAACTCCGCAATGCGCTGACGCGGCTGACATTGATCGACAGCGGAAGGCCGGTCGGTCCTTCCGCCGTTGAGAGTCTGCTCGGCGCCGGATCACCGGCCGGCCCCAGAGAGGTCACGCTGAGAGATGAAACGACGGCCCGCATCCTGAAGGCGCATCGGGAGACTGAGGGCAATCTCAGCGCCGCCGCGCGGCGTCTCGGCGTCTCGCGGAACCGTGTCTACCGCGCCTTGGCCAGTCAGGGGAGAAAATCGCAATGA
- a CDS encoding NAD(P)-dependent alcohol dehydrogenase, whose translation MKAAVLHAYDESLSSDTFVHYEEVPDPKIERPTDVIVRVGGAGVCRTDLHIVEGIWRSKVDVQLPYIMGHENAGWIEELGSAVEGFAVGDAVICHPLVTSGHCLACRRGDDMHATDSQFPGVNTNGGYADYLRTGQRSLIKLPKSLAPKDVAPYTDAGLTAYRAAKKASRHLLPGQYVVVIGAGGLGHIGIQVLAALCAAEIIAVDRSDTGLSLAKECGAHHQIRADGDEVESVMALTGGRGAEAVIDFVGEGEAVAKGLAMTANGGFYYIVGYGGRIEMPTLDMITSEKTIVGNLVGTYPELVELMALADRGLVHLSTREYRLKDANQALHDLHHGRIRGRAVLVP comes from the coding sequence ATGAAGGCCGCCGTGTTGCACGCCTACGACGAGAGCCTCTCGTCCGATACTTTCGTCCATTATGAGGAGGTGCCCGATCCCAAGATCGAGCGTCCGACCGATGTCATCGTGCGTGTCGGGGGCGCCGGTGTCTGCCGCACCGATTTGCATATCGTGGAAGGCATTTGGCGCAGCAAGGTCGATGTTCAACTGCCCTATATCATGGGCCACGAGAATGCCGGCTGGATCGAGGAGCTGGGGTCCGCCGTCGAAGGATTCGCCGTCGGCGATGCGGTGATCTGCCACCCCCTGGTGACCAGCGGCCATTGCCTCGCTTGCCGGCGGGGTGACGACATGCATGCGACGGACAGCCAGTTTCCCGGCGTCAATACCAATGGCGGCTATGCCGATTACCTGCGCACCGGCCAAAGGTCGCTGATCAAGCTGCCGAAGAGCCTGGCGCCCAAGGATGTCGCGCCCTACACGGATGCCGGCCTCACCGCCTATCGCGCTGCCAAGAAGGCATCCCGCCATTTGCTGCCGGGACAATACGTGGTGGTCATCGGCGCCGGCGGCCTCGGTCATATCGGCATCCAGGTTCTGGCGGCACTCTGCGCGGCGGAGATCATCGCCGTTGATCGCTCCGACACCGGTCTCTCCCTCGCGAAGGAGTGCGGCGCGCATCACCAGATCCGGGCGGATGGAGATGAGGTCGAGAGCGTCATGGCGCTGACGGGCGGTCGCGGGGCTGAGGCGGTGATCGACTTCGTCGGCGAAGGCGAGGCCGTCGCCAAGGGCCTGGCAATGACCGCGAATGGCGGCTTCTATTACATCGTTGGCTACGGCGGGCGGATCGAAATGCCGACGCTCGACATGATCACCTCGGAAAAAACCATCGTCGGCAATCTTGTTGGCACATACCCGGAACTCGTGGAGCTGATGGCGCTTGCCGACCGTGGCTTGGTGCATCTTTCGACGCGCGAATATCGGTTGAAGGATGCCAATCAGGCGCTGCACGACCTGCATCACGGCCGCATTCGTGGCCGCGCGGTTTTGGTCCCGTGA
- a CDS encoding aromatic/alkene/methane monooxygenase hydroxylase/oxygenase subunit alpha: MPEGLSLTKITAQKGISIGEAAKRVADLGWTPSYVQEAMTFPTDYKIKKAPRDPMKQVLRSYFPMQEEKDNRVYGALDAALRGDMFRNVEPRWVEWMKLFLAIIPFPEISAARSMAMVARLAPGEELRTGFTMQMVDEFRHSTIQMNLKKWYMENYIDPAGFDITEAAFGRCYATTIGRQFAEGFVTGDAITSANIYLTVVAETAFTNTLFVAMPSEAARNGDYALPTVFLSVQSDESRHIGNGHSMLMSIINDPDNHQLIERDLRYAFWQNHAIVDAAIGTLIEYATTDRDKNKESYAELWHRWIYEDYYRTYMLPLEKYGIKIHHDDVGAAWERMVKKHYVHKTAQFFSVGWPLNFWRIEAQTERDFEWFEHKYPGWYAEFGDYWKWYAKLSKPGETVMTFNTETGYSYPHRCWSCMVPCLIREDIVCDEVEGKIHTYCSELCRWTHKTAFAATYEGRPTPAMGRFSGRREWEECYHGWDLADAIQDLGFVRGDGKTLVPQPHLRFDDREMWTLDHVRGHTLGSPLLTIRGMTPEAREAHLAEYRKGFKINPIN, encoded by the coding sequence ATGCCCGAGGGCCTGTCGTTAACCAAGATCACAGCACAGAAAGGGATCAGCATCGGCGAAGCCGCGAAGCGGGTCGCGGATCTGGGCTGGACCCCGAGCTACGTTCAGGAAGCGATGACCTTCCCGACCGACTACAAGATCAAGAAGGCACCGCGCGACCCGATGAAGCAGGTGCTACGCTCCTACTTCCCGATGCAGGAAGAAAAAGACAATCGCGTCTATGGCGCATTGGACGCCGCGCTGCGCGGCGACATGTTCCGCAATGTCGAGCCCCGCTGGGTCGAATGGATGAAGCTGTTCCTCGCCATCATCCCCTTCCCGGAGATTTCGGCCGCGCGGTCCATGGCCATGGTCGCCCGTCTCGCGCCGGGTGAGGAGCTGCGCACCGGCTTCACCATGCAGATGGTCGATGAATTCCGCCACTCGACGATTCAGATGAATCTCAAGAAGTGGTATATGGAAAACTACATCGATCCGGCCGGATTCGATATCACGGAGGCCGCTTTCGGGCGGTGCTACGCCACCACCATCGGCCGCCAATTCGCCGAGGGATTCGTGACCGGCGATGCCATCACCTCCGCCAATATCTACCTGACGGTCGTGGCCGAAACCGCCTTCACCAATACGCTCTTCGTCGCCATGCCGTCCGAGGCCGCGCGCAACGGTGACTATGCGCTGCCGACCGTCTTCCTATCGGTGCAGTCCGACGAAAGCCGCCATATCGGCAACGGCCATTCCATGCTGATGTCGATCATCAACGATCCCGACAACCATCAGTTGATCGAACGGGATCTGCGCTACGCCTTCTGGCAGAACCACGCCATTGTGGACGCCGCCATCGGCACGCTGATCGAATACGCCACCACCGATCGCGACAAGAACAAGGAAAGCTATGCCGAACTCTGGCATCGCTGGATTTACGAGGATTACTACCGCACCTATATGCTGCCGCTCGAAAAATACGGCATCAAGATCCATCACGACGATGTCGGCGCGGCGTGGGAGCGGATGGTCAAGAAGCACTACGTCCATAAGACGGCGCAGTTCTTCTCGGTCGGTTGGCCGCTCAATTTCTGGCGCATCGAAGCGCAGACGGAGCGGGACTTCGAGTGGTTCGAGCATAAGTATCCCGGCTGGTATGCCGAGTTCGGCGATTACTGGAAGTGGTATGCCAAGCTGAGCAAGCCCGGTGAGACCGTCATGACCTTCAACACCGAGACCGGATATTCCTATCCGCATCGCTGCTGGAGCTGCATGGTGCCTTGCCTGATCCGCGAAGACATCGTCTGTGACGAAGTCGAGGGCAAAATCCACACCTATTGCTCGGAGCTGTGCCGCTGGACGCACAAGACCGCCTTCGCCGCTACCTATGAAGGCCGGCCGACGCCCGCCATGGGCCGCTTCAGCGGTCGCCGTGAATGGGAGGAGTGCTACCACGGTTGGGATCTCGCCGATGCCATCCAGGATCTCGGCTTCGTCCGGGGTGACGGCAAGACCTTGGTGCCCCAGCCGCATTTGCGATTCGATGACCGCGAGATGTGGACGCTGGATCATGTGCGCGGCCACACGCTCGGCAGCCCGCTGCTGACGATCAGGGGCATGACGCCGGAGGCGCGGGAAGCGCATCTGGCCGAATACCGCAAGGGCTTCAAGATCAACCCGATCAACTGA
- a CDS encoding NADH:ubiquinone reductase (Na(+)-transporting) subunit F has protein sequence MNDVITKTDIKVITHTVRFEPMGIEMDVNEGETVLDAAFRQGISVMHGCKEGQCASCKSKLVDGDIELLRYSTFALPESERDTDHILLCRTLAYSDITVELLNYDEDLLSRSIAVKEIGAVVVSVLPLTRDIRILTLELDAPLRFWAGQYVDITIPGSGITRAFSMANAPGDHATGGVRTLQFIIKIYPNGAFSARLEGGLTAGNALTIKGPYGTCFHREGRPGPLVLVGGGSGMSPLWSILLDHVARGDHRPVRFFYGARTKADLFHIAEFAAIGEKLPDFKFIPALSHAEPGDEWSGETGFVHDVVARVLKAEGLEGEIDAYSCGPPPMIDAVLPVLQMAGVEPERIYFDKFTTATR, from the coding sequence ATGAACGACGTCATCACTAAGACCGATATCAAGGTCATCACCCATACCGTTCGCTTCGAGCCGATGGGCATCGAAATGGATGTGAACGAAGGGGAGACGGTGCTCGATGCCGCCTTCCGCCAGGGCATTTCCGTGATGCATGGCTGCAAGGAAGGGCAATGCGCGAGTTGCAAGTCCAAGCTCGTCGATGGCGACATCGAATTGCTTAGATATTCCACCTTCGCGCTGCCGGAATCGGAGCGCGACACCGACCATATTCTGCTGTGCCGGACGCTCGCTTACAGCGACATCACGGTCGAACTGCTGAATTACGACGAGGATCTGCTCAGTCGCTCCATCGCAGTGAAGGAAATCGGCGCCGTCGTCGTCTCCGTTCTTCCTCTGACACGCGACATTCGGATTCTGACGTTGGAGCTGGATGCACCGCTGCGTTTCTGGGCGGGCCAATATGTCGATATCACCATTCCCGGCAGCGGCATTACGCGCGCGTTCTCCATGGCGAATGCGCCGGGCGACCATGCCACGGGCGGCGTTCGCACCCTGCAATTCATCATCAAGATCTATCCCAACGGCGCCTTCTCCGCGCGGCTCGAAGGTGGCCTCACCGCCGGCAATGCGCTGACAATCAAGGGACCGTATGGCACCTGCTTCCACCGGGAAGGACGGCCGGGACCCTTGGTGCTGGTCGGTGGTGGTTCGGGCATGTCGCCCTTGTGGTCGATCCTGCTGGATCACGTCGCGCGGGGCGATCATCGACCTGTCCGCTTCTTCTATGGGGCGCGCACAAAGGCCGATCTGTTCCACATCGCCGAATTTGCGGCGATCGGTGAAAAGCTACCGGATTTTAAATTCATCCCGGCGCTGTCGCATGCTGAGCCCGGCGACGAGTGGAGCGGGGAGACGGGATTCGTGCATGACGTGGTGGCGCGCGTCCTGAAGGCCGAAGGCCTGGAAGGCGAAATCGACGCCTATTCCTGCGGGCCGCCGCCGATGATCGATGCCGTGCTGCCGGTTCTGCAAATGGCCGGCGTGGAGCCCGAGCGCATCTACTTCGACAAGTTCACCACTGCGACACGCTGA
- a CDS encoding aromatic/alkene monooxygenase hydroxylase subunit beta, which produces MSAAVEQPTNPLKSGAAGAATFAGSDSRKYNYFDPKGRRATHYEDMTVDVQPDPKRYLLQDWIISFADGTPTYSEDWTGAKCSDWHAYRSVDQEWERTHYQRQSTICGMIQSVVENGRRSGAPKRFDPAWVKILQDHIGAYKHAEFGLGMATMQAQRYGYTQMINNAILTNSSYKIRFAQDLTLYLSEIGMDIGGFDDQAGKAHWVDDPIWQDTRRAIETISGATDFLEQYFAVNIVFEPLVGELFRSGFVMQAAASQNDFITPSVVSAAEGDYERNLANTIELFRMLMLDEAHADHNRGLFSSWLHKHGTLAMAAARSLQPIWSQPRVKVAQFTEALELAKNRLRAIGAETNIDVRSIVDA; this is translated from the coding sequence ATGAGTGCAGCCGTAGAACAGCCGACCAACCCGCTGAAATCAGGTGCCGCCGGCGCCGCCACCTTTGCCGGATCGGATAGCCGCAAATACAATTATTTCGATCCCAAGGGCCGCCGCGCCACGCATTACGAAGACATGACGGTCGATGTGCAGCCCGACCCTAAGCGGTATTTGCTGCAAGACTGGATCATTTCCTTCGCAGATGGCACGCCGACCTATTCCGAGGATTGGACGGGCGCCAAATGCAGTGACTGGCACGCCTATCGCAGCGTTGACCAGGAATGGGAACGCACGCATTACCAGCGCCAGTCCACCATCTGCGGGATGATCCAGAGCGTGGTGGAGAACGGCCGCCGTTCCGGCGCGCCGAAGCGCTTCGATCCGGCTTGGGTCAAGATTCTGCAAGATCATATCGGCGCCTATAAGCATGCCGAGTTCGGCCTCGGCATGGCGACGATGCAGGCGCAACGCTACGGCTATACGCAGATGATCAATAACGCGATCCTGACCAACTCTTCTTACAAGATCCGGTTTGCGCAGGACCTGACACTATACCTGAGCGAGATCGGCATGGATATCGGCGGTTTCGATGACCAGGCCGGCAAGGCGCATTGGGTCGATGATCCGATCTGGCAGGATACGCGCCGCGCGATCGAGACCATCAGCGGCGCGACGGACTTCCTGGAGCAGTATTTCGCGGTCAACATCGTGTTCGAGCCTCTGGTGGGAGAGCTGTTCCGCAGCGGCTTCGTGATGCAGGCAGCGGCCTCCCAGAACGACTTCATCACCCCGTCCGTCGTCTCGGCCGCTGAAGGGGATTATGAGCGGAACCTTGCCAATACCATCGAGCTGTTCCGGATGCTGATGCTGGATGAGGCACATGCCGACCATAATCGCGGCCTGTTTTCCAGTTGGCTGCACAAGCATGGAACGCTCGCGATGGCGGCAGCACGCAGCTTGCAACCGATCTGGTCCCAGCCGCGCGTCAAGGTGGCGCAGTTCACGGAAGCCCTGGAACTGGCGAAGAACCGCCTCCGCGCCATTGGTGCCGAGACGAATATCGACGTGCGCTCCATCGTCGATGCCTGA
- a CDS encoding MmoB/DmpM family protein codes for MSHTANIFKSMKDMQFETTISVQCGVTMNDSVEARVIAEVMGEKPGVTVTYMPAMIRIDGEGKMEFKMDEITERLGREMTPHLFEISTSTHYGRMVMVDDNTVVLFGNMDDVKDYI; via the coding sequence ATGTCCCATACCGCGAATATCTTCAAATCCATGAAGGACATGCAGTTCGAAACCACGATCTCGGTGCAATGCGGCGTCACGATGAATGACAGCGTCGAGGCCCGTGTCATCGCCGAGGTTATGGGCGAGAAGCCCGGCGTGACCGTGACCTATATGCCGGCGATGATCCGTATCGACGGCGAGGGGAAGATGGAATTCAAGATGGACGAGATCACCGAGCGGCTGGGCCGCGAGATGACGCCGCATCTGTTTGAGATTTCCACCTCGACCCATTACGGTCGAATGGTCATGGTGGATGACAATACTGTCGTGCTGTTCGGCAATATGGACGACGTCAAAGACTATATCTGA
- a CDS encoding amidohydrolase family protein, with protein sequence MYTTKDGEEIFIIDGHVHLWDASPANQRNVHGAEFINCFYGYHSALSPKEEVWPREKFEKYGAETMYEDLFVKGYDDMAIFQPTYLKEFYKNGFNTLEQNASLGTRYPDRFIINGAFDPRHGEAGLDQLQSDVEQYKIKGVKLYTAEWIGDSKGYKLSDDHAKRYLERAEKLGIKNIHVHKGPTILPLNRDAFDVADIDDAATCFPNLNFIVEHCGLPRLDDFCWIAVQEPNVYGGLAVALPFIHSRPAYFAHIISELLFWLGEDRILFGSDYGIWTPKWLVDAFMNFELPDEVRKETKVDLSLTAKKKILGLNAARIYNIDIEAKKAALGYRQSVAAE encoded by the coding sequence ATGTACACAACAAAAGACGGCGAAGAAATCTTCATCATCGACGGCCACGTTCACCTCTGGGACGCGAGCCCAGCGAATCAGCGCAATGTGCATGGCGCGGAGTTCATCAATTGCTTCTACGGTTACCACTCCGCGCTGAGCCCAAAGGAGGAGGTTTGGCCGCGCGAAAAGTTCGAGAAATACGGCGCCGAGACCATGTATGAAGACCTGTTCGTCAAAGGCTATGACGATATGGCCATTTTCCAGCCGACCTATTTGAAGGAGTTCTACAAGAACGGCTTCAATACGCTTGAGCAGAATGCGAGCCTCGGCACGCGCTACCCCGATCGTTTTATTATCAACGGCGCCTTCGATCCGCGCCACGGCGAGGCCGGTCTCGATCAACTGCAATCGGATGTCGAGCAATACAAGATCAAGGGCGTGAAGCTTTATACGGCGGAGTGGATCGGCGACAGCAAGGGCTATAAACTGTCGGATGATCACGCCAAGCGCTATCTGGAGCGCGCCGAAAAGCTCGGCATCAAGAACATCCATGTCCATAAGGGGCCGACGATTCTGCCCCTGAACCGCGATGCCTTCGACGTCGCTGATATCGACGATGCCGCCACCTGCTTCCCGAATCTGAACTTCATCGTGGAGCATTGCGGCTTGCCGCGCCTGGACGACTTCTGCTGGATTGCGGTGCAGGAACCGAATGTCTATGGCGGCCTCGCGGTGGCACTCCCCTTCATCCACAGCCGGCCTGCTTACTTCGCCCATATCATCTCCGAACTGCTTTTCTGGCTCGGCGAGGATCGCATCCTGTTCGGCAGCGATTACGGCATCTGGACGCCGAAATGGCTGGTCGATGCCTTTATGAATTTCGAACTGCCGGACGAGGTACGGAAGGAGACCAAGGTCGATCTGTCGCTAACCGCGAAGAAGAAGATCCTCGGTCTGAATGCCGCACGCATCTACAATATCGACATCGAAGCCAAGAAGGCCGCTTTGGGATATCGCCAGAGCGTCGCGGCCGAATGA
- a CDS encoding metal-sulfur cluster assembly factor, producing MTRETDVWAQLGTVNDPELDESVTELRFVTEVAVSDAGAVRVSFRLPTYWCAANFAFLMAEDMRLAVAALPWVTDVQVTLGEHMYADTINSGIAEKQSFQTTFGDASDGDLEEVRRTFLVKAFQRRQVALVEHLQAAGHEMEALASLSIAALRRLSDTGLVERYLDRRRIVAVNADDAPAFVDDNGCAIEADSFRSHIRALRRVAVNVEFNGALCRGLLAARFDEAEDKTREPTLRDFIHALPAEKRHSL from the coding sequence ATGACGCGCGAGACGGACGTCTGGGCTCAACTCGGGACCGTGAATGATCCCGAGTTGGACGAATCCGTGACGGAGCTTCGCTTCGTCACGGAAGTCGCGGTAAGTGACGCGGGGGCTGTGCGCGTCAGCTTCCGTCTGCCGACCTATTGGTGCGCGGCCAACTTCGCCTTCCTGATGGCCGAGGATATGCGCCTGGCGGTGGCCGCACTCCCTTGGGTCACCGATGTTCAGGTGACGCTCGGCGAGCATATGTATGCCGACACAATCAACAGCGGCATTGCCGAAAAGCAGTCCTTCCAGACCACCTTTGGCGATGCTTCGGACGGCGATTTGGAGGAGGTGCGGCGCACCTTCCTGGTCAAAGCTTTCCAGCGTCGGCAAGTGGCCTTGGTGGAGCATCTTCAGGCTGCGGGCCATGAGATGGAGGCGCTGGCAAGCCTCTCCATAGCGGCACTCCGGCGGCTATCCGATACCGGTCTGGTTGAGCGCTACCTCGACCGCCGCCGCATCGTGGCCGTCAACGCGGATGACGCCCCAGCCTTTGTCGATGACAATGGCTGCGCCATCGAGGCGGATAGCTTTCGCAGCCATATTCGGGCCCTCCGCCGTGTCGCCGTCAACGTCGAGTTCAACGGCGCACTGTGTCGCGGCTTGTTGGCGGCGCGGTTCGATGAGGCGGAGGACAAGACCCGGGAGCCGACCTTGCGCGACTTCATTCACGCTTTGCCGGCAGAGAAGCGCCACAGTCTCTGA
- a CDS encoding molecular chaperone GroEL: MAKMMLHDDEARMALGRGVAQLARAVRGTLGPKGMNAIIDRPIGTPLISRDGVSIAQEIELPCPFENMGAQVLREVSKQTNDIAGDGTTTATVLADAMVQQGLDFLAKGANPVDLVAGLELAVTEALAALYRSARPLTGPEETRAVATIAANDAVTGAMVAEAIQRVGADGIVTVEFGTTVETLLEVVDGMSFDRGYLSHHMVTDIERMQVVFEEPLILMTDLKLTGPEDAAAIEALLQGSQRPLLILAEEVAPSCVVHLLGRRERGQSPIAAIHPPEYGHWRKAMLEDIAIVTGGRVIARELGGTLANVTRRDLGSARQVRISANQTIISAGGGDPASVAARRVQVSRQFDAAPQNIERDKLQERLAKLSGGSAIILAGGATPVEQKRRVQMIEDAINATRAAVQEGVVAGGGTALMQIVPDLAPMMERLSGGKRLGASLLQGALAQPLACIAKNCGADAADVLARVAQAPRGFGFDARSGEIVGLMAAGVLDPVKVSITAVRNAASVAGLILTTQTLVASIPDGHDPTAGPALGGGAERLGRA, from the coding sequence ATGGCCAAGATGATGCTGCATGATGACGAGGCGCGCATGGCCCTCGGGCGCGGCGTGGCCCAGCTGGCCCGCGCGGTGCGCGGCACACTCGGCCCCAAGGGGATGAATGCGATCATCGACCGCCCGATCGGCACGCCGCTGATTTCGCGTGATGGTGTCAGTATCGCGCAGGAAATCGAACTGCCCTGTCCCTTCGAGAATATGGGCGCGCAGGTGCTGCGGGAAGTGTCCAAGCAGACCAATGACATCGCGGGGGATGGCACCACCACGGCGACGGTGCTGGCCGATGCCATGGTGCAGCAGGGGCTCGACTTTCTCGCCAAGGGCGCCAACCCCGTCGATCTCGTCGCCGGCCTGGAACTGGCCGTGACGGAAGCGCTGGCGGCGCTTTATCGCAGTGCCCGACCGCTGACGGGACCGGAGGAGACCCGTGCCGTCGCGACCATCGCCGCGAATGACGCGGTGACGGGCGCCATGGTCGCCGAGGCGATCCAGCGCGTCGGTGCGGACGGTATCGTCACGGTCGAATTCGGGACCACGGTGGAGACGCTGCTGGAGGTCGTGGACGGCATGTCCTTCGACCGTGGGTATCTGTCGCATCACATGGTGACCGATATCGAGCGCATGCAGGTGGTGTTTGAGGAGCCGCTGATCCTGATGACGGATCTCAAGCTCACGGGGCCGGAAGATGCGGCCGCAATCGAAGCCCTGCTGCAGGGCAGTCAGCGGCCCTTGCTAATCCTGGCGGAGGAGGTGGCGCCGAGTTGCGTGGTGCATCTGCTTGGCCGGCGCGAACGCGGCCAATCCCCCATCGCCGCCATTCATCCCCCGGAATACGGCCATTGGCGCAAGGCCATGCTGGAGGATATCGCCATCGTCACCGGCGGCCGGGTGATTGCGCGGGAATTGGGCGGCACGCTTGCCAATGTGACGCGGCGGGACCTCGGCAGTGCGCGGCAAGTGCGCATTTCGGCCAACCAGACCATCATCAGCGCCGGCGGCGGTGACCCGGCGAGCGTCGCGGCGCGGCGCGTGCAGGTCAGTCGCCAGTTCGACGCGGCGCCGCAGAATATCGAGCGCGACAAGTTGCAGGAGCGGCTGGCGAAATTGTCTGGCGGCTCGGCCATCATCCTGGCGGGCGGTGCCACGCCTGTGGAGCAGAAGCGCCGGGTGCAGATGATCGAGGATGCGATCAACGCCACCCGCGCGGCGGTGCAGGAGGGTGTGGTCGCCGGCGGCGGCACTGCTTTGATGCAGATCGTGCCGGATCTCGCGCCGATGATGGAGCGGCTGAGCGGCGGCAAGCGGCTGGGGGCGAGCCTGTTGCAAGGCGCCTTGGCGCAGCCGCTCGCCTGCATCGCAAAGAACTGCGGCGCGGATGCCGCCGATGTGCTGGCCCGCGTGGCGCAGGCCCCGCGCGGTTTCGGTTTTGATGCCCGCAGCGGGGAGATCGTTGGGCTGATGGCGGCCGGCGTGTTGGACCCGGTGAAGGTGAGCATCACCGCCGTGCGCAACGCGGCCTCCGTCGCCGGGCTGATCCTGACCACGCAAACTTTGGTGGCGAGCATTCCGGATGGGCACGACCCGACCGCCGGGCCTGCCTTGGGCGGCGGCGCGGAGCGCCTCGGGCGGGCTTAG
- a CDS encoding DUF2256 domain-containing protein: protein MPHDKLNLPVKICAVCQRPFNWRKKWARDWHQVRYCSERCRRAAKQAPSANG from the coding sequence ATGCCCCACGACAAACTCAACCTGCCTGTAAAGATCTGCGCCGTCTGCCAGCGCCCTTTCAACTGGCGGAAGAAATGGGCTCGCGACTGGCACCAGGTGCGCTACTGCTCGGAACGCTGCCGCCGCGCTGCCAAACAGGCGCCCTCTGCTAACGGATGA